A single Orcinus orca chromosome 2, mOrcOrc1.1, whole genome shotgun sequence DNA region contains:
- the ZNF770 gene encoding zinc finger protein 770, with product MMAETNFKMLKIQQCVVANKLPRNRPYICNICFKHFETPSKLARHYLIHTGQKPFECDVCHKTFRQLVHLERHQLTHNLPFKCSICPRHFKNLKTFVKHQQLHNETYQNDVKQVRRLLEAKQEKPVYGMYHALTTEERWALHPCSKSDPTHSPTKKKKNIHACTICGKLFPSQSKLDRHALIHTGQRPFKCVLCSKSFRQSTHLKIHQLTHSEERPFQCCFCQKGFKIQSKLLKHKQIHARNKTFQTLSLKVKSPESGPLPNKLNAKQDSFENGDIHESEENNQLDVHSIYIVPFQCPECEECFESEQILNGHKCFPARSGKIPSRLKRSYNYKTIVKKILAKLKRAGGKKLDNFRSEKKVFKNSFLKNCELVSGEQSPEQTQRTFMGSLGKHGTYKTVGNKKKKTLTLPFSWQKHFQSQNMGKNVKGILTPENMLTMDNSVNNKDVSIYGSSGEEFFENCEVLQCGFSVTNENIYTGHKMCPCDKCEKVFPSVSKLQRHYLIHTGQRPFGCNVCGKSFRQSAHLKRHKLTHIDKIPYRKSLCQVELENLNKLFIHQGDNVNYSASQQCQTLGFQKYEVSESDQTSEIKVKAESEDFILGTPYRNRQPCLSSALLESEQSHHSHCCSYSGRTERNDGLLYQCSVCSKSFRSPSKLERHYLIHAGQKPFECSVCGKTFRQAPHWKRHQLTHFKE from the coding sequence ATGATGGCTGAAAccaattttaaaatgctaaagaTTCAACAGTGTGTAGTAGCCAACAAACTACCTAGAAACAGGCCATATATTTGCAATATTTGCTTCAAGCATTTTGAAACACCCTCAAAATTAGCGAGGCATTATCTCATTCATACTGGTCAAAAGCCATTTGAATGTGATGTGTGTCATAAAACCTTTAGACAACTAGTTCATCTGGAACGACATCAACTAACTCATAATCTGCCTTTTAAATGTAGTATTTGTCCACGCCACTTTAAGAATCTGAAGACATTCGTGAAGCACCAACAGCTTCACAATGAAACTTACCAGAATGATGTTAAACAGGTCAGAAGACTGCTGGAGGCCAAGCAAGAAAAGCCAGTGTATGGAATGTATCATGCTCTTACCACAGAGGAGAGATGGGCATTACACCCGTGCTCCAAGTCTGATCCTACACACAGccctacaaagaaaaaaaagaacattcacgCGTGTACAATCTGTGGCAAGCTGTTCCCCTCACAGTCAAAACTTGATAGGCACGCACTTATTCATACTGGTCAGAGGCCTTTTAAATGTGTCCTGTGCAGTAAATCTTTTCGACAGTCAACTCACTTAAAAATCCACCAACTCACACATTCAGAGGAAAGACCTTTTCAATGTTGTTTTTGTCAAAAAGGATTTAAGATTCAAAGCAAACTGCTGAAGCATAAACAAATCCATGCCAGGAATAAGACTTTTCAGACTCTTTCATTAAAGGTGAAGAGTCCAGAATCAGGGCCCCTGCCTAATAAGTTAAATGCAAAGCAGGATAGTTTTGAAAACGGTGATATACATGAATCTGAGGAGAATAATCAACTTGATGTCCACTCTATTTATATTGTCCCTTTTCAATGTCCAGAGTGTGAAGAATGTTTTGAATCAGAGCAGATTCTCAATGGACACAAGTGTTTTCCTGCCAGAAGTGGCAAAATTCCAAGCAGGCTCAAAAGAAGCTACAACTATAAAAccattgttaaaaaaatattggctaAGCTTAAACGAGCTGGGGGtaaaaaattagataattttcgatctgagaaaaaagtatttaaaaacagTTTCTTGAAAAATTGTGAACTTGTTTCCGGTGAGCAGAGCCCTGAACAAACCCAGAGAACATTTATGGGTTCTCTTGGCAAGCATGGAACATATAAGACAgttggcaataaaaagaagaaaacgttGACTTTGCCATTTTCTTGGCAAAAGCACTTCCAGAGCCAAAATATGGGAAAAAACGTAAAAGGTATTCTTACACCAGAGAACATGTTAACTATGGATAATTCTGTGAATAATAAAGATGTATCTATCTATGGTTCATCAGGTGAGGAATTCTTTGAAAACTGTGAAGTGCTTCAGTGTGGTTTTTCAGTTACAAATGAAAACATCTATACTGGACATAAGATGTGTCCTTGTGACAAATGTGAGAAAGTGTTTCCTTCTGTATCTAAACTACAAAGACACTATTTAATTCATACTGGACAGAGGCCTTTTGGCTGTAATGTTTGTGGGAAATCTTTTAGACAGTCAGCTCACCTGAAAAGACATAAATTAACTCATATTGATAAGATTCCATATAGAAAATCTCTTTGCCAAGTAGAATTGGAAAATTTGAACAAACTTTTCATTCATCAAGGTGATAATGTTAACTATAGTGCTTCCCAGCAATGTCAGACTCTTGGTTTTCAAAAATACGAGGTCTCAGAGTCAGATCAAACATCAGAAATAAAAGTGAAGGCAGAATCAGAGGATTTCATTCTTGGTACCCCCTATAGGAACAGGCAGCCCTGTCTTTCTAGTGCACTTCTGGAATCAGAGCAGAGCCATCATAGTCATTGTTGTAGTTATTCAGGGCGTACTGAGAGGAATGATGGCCTTCTTTACCAATGCAGTGTTTGTTCTAAAAGTTTTAGATCCCCATCTAAACTGGAAAGACACTATCTAATTCACGCAGGGCAGAAGCCATTTGAATGCTCAGTTTGTGGCAAAACATTCAGACAGGCTCCTCACTGGAAGAGACATCAACTTACTCACTTTAAGGAATGA